The following are from one region of the Marinitoga sp. 38H-ov genome:
- the rpe gene encoding ribulose-phosphate 3-epimerase encodes MEMKIYPSILAADFSNLGNDIKNVENNIDGIHLDIMDGLFVPNISFGTPIIESVRKITNKYLDAHLMIVDPDRYLEDYARMGVNGITVHYEAVTHLHRTINKIKELGCDAGISLNPHTPVFLLEEILPFVDRVLIMSVNPGFTGQKFIPEILNKIMKLKKIIDDRNLNVVIEVDGGVGLKNIKELYMSGAREFVVGAGIFHQENPSNAAKKLKEVVK; translated from the coding sequence ATGGAAATGAAAATTTACCCTTCTATATTAGCTGCAGACTTTTCAAATTTAGGAAATGATATTAAAAATGTAGAAAATAATATTGATGGCATACATCTTGATATTATGGATGGCCTTTTTGTTCCTAATATTTCCTTTGGCACTCCTATAATAGAATCTGTTAGAAAAATTACTAACAAATACTTAGACGCCCATTTAATGATTGTTGATCCAGATAGATATTTGGAAGATTATGCTAGGATGGGAGTAAATGGTATTACTGTACATTATGAAGCTGTTACCCATCTTCATAGAACTATAAATAAAATTAAAGAATTAGGCTGTGACGCTGGAATTTCTTTAAATCCACATACTCCTGTTTTTTTATTGGAAGAAATCCTTCCTTTTGTTGATAGAGTATTAATTATGAGTGTAAATCCTGGATTTACAGGCCAAAAGTTTATTCCTGAAATATTGAATAAAATAATGAAATTGAAAAAAATAATTGATGATAGAAATTTAAATGTTGTTATAGAAGTTGATGGCGGAGTCGGATTAAAAAACATTAAAGAATTATATATGTCTGGAGCTAGAGAATTTGTTGTAGGTGCTGGTATATTTCATCAGGAAAATCCATCTAATGCGGCAAAAAAATTGAAAGAGGTTGTAAAATGA
- the rsgA gene encoding ribosome small subunit-dependent GTPase A, with protein sequence MNTGLVTRFHSNTLELIDLETNKKLTAFLRGKFKLQKTTPVVGDYVEYTIERDSAKIENILPRKNLLYRPKIANVDQTILVTCLKSPKVDYLIIDKFLVQVEKNNLDCIIVLNKVDLLEKSEIDEFLKIYSPLYPVILASAKNNIGIEEIKPYLKNKISTFAGMSGVGKSSLLNAINPGLKLRVGEISERLQRGKHTTTYTELLKFDFGGFVADTPGFAAFDVYNFEPEQLQDFFIEFTEHSMYCGFNDCVHINEPHCAVKEALDNNEISLSRYNNYLKIYNEVEEYNKILRRKKWK encoded by the coding sequence GTGAATACAGGATTAGTGACTCGTTTTCATTCTAATACTTTAGAATTAATTGATTTAGAAACAAATAAAAAACTTACAGCTTTTTTAAGAGGTAAATTTAAATTACAAAAAACTACTCCTGTTGTGGGAGATTATGTAGAATATACAATTGAAAGAGATTCAGCAAAAATTGAAAATATATTACCTAGAAAAAATTTATTATATAGACCTAAAATCGCAAATGTTGATCAGACAATATTAGTAACTTGTTTAAAAAGTCCAAAAGTTGATTATTTAATAATAGATAAATTTTTAGTCCAAGTAGAAAAAAACAATTTAGATTGTATAATAGTATTAAATAAAGTTGATTTACTTGAAAAAAGTGAAATTGATGAATTTTTAAAAATATACTCTCCTTTATATCCAGTAATTTTAGCAAGTGCTAAAAATAATATTGGCATAGAAGAAATTAAACCATATTTAAAAAATAAAATTTCCACATTTGCTGGAATGTCTGGAGTTGGAAAATCTTCATTGTTAAATGCAATTAATCCTGGCCTTAAATTAAGAGTTGGTGAAATATCAGAGAGATTACAAAGAGGCAAACATACAACTACTTATACCGAATTATTAAAATTTGATTTTGGCGGATTTGTTGCTGATACACCAGGATTTGCAGCTTTTGATGTATACAATTTTGAACCTGAACAATTACAGGACTTTTTTATAGAATTTACAGAACATTCTATGTATTGTGGCTTTAATGATTGTGTTCATATAAATGAACCTCATTGTGCAGTTAAAGAAGCCTTAGATAATAATGAAATTTCATTATCAAGATATAACAATTATTTAAAAATATACAACGAAGTGGAAGAATATAATAAAATATTAAGGAGGAAAAAATGGAAATGA